In Anaerolineales bacterium, the following proteins share a genomic window:
- a CDS encoding response regulator, protein MVAWKTESDTVPLHTVLIVCDQPNTVATLEPLFSQRNCIVLAEPSVRTALQTARLVAPSLMLVDIQITKKERTELLNGLRKASNGPILLLVSASTAQLALEANSSSADEYLMKPVNPAVLVVKAMAWLGQGRRMERVQQPLMR, encoded by the coding sequence ATGGTAGCCTGGAAAACCGAATCCGACACTGTCCCCCTCCACACTGTGTTGATCGTCTGCGATCAACCCAACACGGTCGCAACTTTGGAACCTCTTTTTAGCCAGAGAAATTGCATCGTGCTTGCCGAACCGAGTGTGCGGACGGCATTGCAGACCGCACGCTTGGTCGCGCCTTCGCTGATGCTTGTGGATATACAAATCACCAAGAAGGAACGGACGGAACTGTTGAACGGCTTACGCAAGGCAAGCAATGGACCGATCCTCCTGCTGGTTTCGGCAAGCACTGCCCAACTTGCATTAGAAGCCAATTCGAGTTCCGCCGATGAATATTTGATGAAACCCGTGAACCCGGCTGTGCTTGTGGTGAAGGCAATGGCTTGGCTGGGACAGGGTCGGCGCATGGAACGCGTACAACAACCTTTAATGCGTTAG
- a CDS encoding S8 family serine peptidase: MKRKMVYALMAAILVLSNAASVFAQEGGPDRFTGRDLPASVDALRLDTPLIAQGVARGILDRSLVGADGSQRVIIRLSSESGADAFERGVDTYKAKNTAKAQQDAFLNRVRQLDPSARVIGRVQLVLNAVFVEVDAAVLPALAQDSRVVRIAPVGNYEMDLSETVPYIGASAVHTAGYDGSGVSVAVLDSGIDYFHAALGGSGNPADYAANDPNVIEPGSFPTAKVVGGYDFVGSSWAGSSGPAESPDPDPLDDGPAAGHGTHVGHIIGGVGGVAPGVKLYAVKVCSSVSTSCSGIALIQGMEFAVDPNGDGKTKDHVDVVNMSLGSQYGQPFDDDLSYAVNQATLIGVLTVASSGNSGDKPYANGTPASAATALSVAQTSVPSAFLQFMRVNSPPSIAGDYSAVFQPWSAPLASNLTGPLQYGDGAGGNLNGCAVFSPGSLAGKIVLVDRGVCGFSIKISNIAAGGGLVGIIGLIAPGDPFEGGFGGGSPTIPGYMISQADSNLLKSNLGLGVSVTFDPTIGIPLVGTMVGSSSRGPQHEVYTLIKPEIGAPGASVSALAGTGTDEGPFGGTSGAAPMVSGSAALLIDKYGGSNKFTFMNGLAPIETKALLMNNAETNIINDALLGDLAPITRIGGGEVRVDRALTAPVAAWDLLGLSGSLSFGFVDASKDSVTLYRTVRVHNFGYSKKTYTITPTFRFPDDATSGAITISAPSKVVVNRGDTFFTVKMTINAALLPGNYMSSGDAGADPSTLTMNEFDGYLVLSSGSHTFQIPWHVLPRKDAKVVPSTTSIVPGSFPQVIGLNNKGVGMAQNDAYSLIAVSNNLPQGGWGEGMPTPDIRAVGVNTFPVQAGVCSASSSFVWAFAINTWERQEHLVPVEHDIYFDINQDGTDDYVVFNFDQSLSGSLSDGRQLTWSMDLSNGSLDAFFYTEHSTNTGNTVLYICGEQVGLTGVDMLATNVNIRVETLDWYNGGPGDLVDGLTVTPLGEQYYGSPVDVPGKTNDPAALEIYDYGLFPGNTPELGLLLLTNGDRGFLGPDQRGGATQDTEALLFYVP, encoded by the coding sequence ATGAAACGCAAAATGGTTTACGCTTTGATGGCGGCAATTTTGGTTCTTTCCAATGCTGCCTCTGTTTTTGCTCAAGAGGGCGGACCAGATCGGTTTACTGGGCGTGATTTGCCAGCCAGTGTTGATGCTTTGCGGTTGGATACCCCGCTTATAGCCCAAGGAGTTGCGAGAGGTATTCTTGATCGTTCATTGGTTGGCGCAGATGGCTCACAACGGGTCATCATCCGACTTTCATCTGAATCTGGCGCGGATGCTTTTGAAAGAGGCGTCGATACCTACAAAGCCAAGAATACTGCAAAGGCGCAGCAGGATGCGTTCTTGAATCGCGTGCGACAGCTTGACCCTAGCGCGCGTGTGATTGGTCGAGTTCAGTTGGTTTTGAATGCCGTATTCGTTGAAGTGGATGCTGCCGTTCTTCCCGCGCTGGCGCAGGATTCGCGTGTGGTGCGCATTGCTCCGGTCGGCAATTACGAAATGGATCTTTCCGAAACGGTTCCGTATATCGGCGCGTCAGCGGTTCATACGGCCGGGTATGATGGATCAGGCGTTTCGGTTGCCGTATTGGATAGTGGCATTGATTACTTTCATGCCGCTCTGGGCGGCTCAGGAAACCCAGCTGACTACGCGGCGAATGATCCGAATGTAATCGAACCGGGCTCTTTCCCCACTGCTAAGGTTGTGGGCGGATACGATTTTGTCGGTTCGAGTTGGGCTGGTAGTAGTGGGCCTGCCGAGTCGCCGGATCCAGATCCGCTAGATGACGGACCTGCTGCTGGTCACGGCACCCACGTAGGACACATTATCGGTGGAGTTGGTGGTGTTGCGCCGGGTGTGAAGTTATATGCAGTGAAAGTATGCTCTTCGGTCTCCACTTCCTGCTCTGGCATTGCCCTTATTCAAGGGATGGAATTTGCAGTAGACCCGAATGGCGACGGGAAAACAAAAGATCATGTTGATGTGGTCAATATGTCGCTCGGCTCGCAATATGGCCAGCCGTTCGATGATGATCTCTCTTACGCAGTGAATCAGGCTACATTGATTGGCGTTCTTACGGTAGCTTCCTCTGGAAACAGCGGCGATAAGCCATATGCAAATGGAACACCAGCCTCCGCGGCGACTGCTCTTTCAGTTGCTCAGACAAGCGTTCCAAGCGCCTTCCTGCAGTTTATGCGCGTCAATTCTCCGCCATCGATCGCGGGCGATTACTCGGCAGTCTTCCAGCCATGGTCGGCTCCTTTGGCATCGAACCTGACGGGTCCCCTTCAGTATGGTGATGGTGCAGGCGGCAACCTCAATGGATGTGCGGTATTTTCCCCGGGATCGCTAGCTGGAAAAATCGTGCTCGTGGATCGTGGCGTTTGCGGATTCAGCATCAAGATTTCTAATATTGCTGCTGGTGGAGGCTTGGTTGGTATCATCGGCTTGATTGCACCGGGCGATCCATTCGAGGGCGGATTTGGTGGTGGCAGTCCCACAATACCCGGTTACATGATTAGTCAGGCTGATTCCAACTTGTTGAAGAGCAATCTTGGTCTTGGTGTATCTGTCACCTTCGACCCAACGATTGGCATCCCACTAGTTGGAACCATGGTCGGCAGTTCTTCGCGTGGCCCTCAGCATGAAGTATATACCTTGATCAAACCTGAGATCGGCGCGCCCGGCGCATCGGTCTCTGCCCTCGCGGGAACAGGCACGGATGAAGGACCCTTCGGTGGAACATCCGGTGCCGCGCCGATGGTTTCCGGTTCCGCTGCACTCTTGATTGATAAGTACGGCGGTAGCAACAAGTTTACGTTTATGAATGGACTTGCGCCGATCGAGACAAAGGCATTGTTGATGAACAATGCTGAAACGAATATCATCAATGACGCGTTGCTGGGGGATCTCGCCCCGATCACTCGCATCGGCGGTGGTGAAGTTCGTGTGGACCGTGCGCTCACCGCGCCGGTGGCGGCATGGGATCTGTTGGGTCTTTCGGGATCTCTCAGTTTTGGCTTCGTAGATGCGTCCAAAGATTCTGTAACGCTTTATCGTACAGTGCGTGTCCACAACTTTGGTTATTCCAAAAAGACCTATACTATAACGCCGACCTTCCGCTTCCCAGATGATGCGACAAGCGGCGCTATCACGATCAGCGCGCCTTCAAAGGTTGTAGTGAATCGCGGCGACACGTTCTTCACGGTTAAGATGACTATCAACGCCGCGCTTCTGCCGGGTAATTACATGAGTTCGGGTGATGCAGGGGCTGACCCCAGCACACTGACCATGAATGAATTTGATGGCTATCTGGTGTTGAGCAGCGGAAGCCATACATTCCAGATCCCGTGGCATGTGTTGCCGCGCAAGGATGCAAAGGTTGTGCCAAGCACCACATCCATCGTCCCTGGCTCGTTCCCGCAGGTGATTGGTTTGAACAACAAAGGTGTGGGAATGGCACAAAATGACGCCTATTCACTGATCGCGGTCAGCAACAATTTGCCCCAAGGCGGTTGGGGAGAAGGAATGCCGACCCCCGACATCCGTGCAGTTGGCGTTAATACCTTCCCGGTACAGGCAGGCGTCTGTTCTGCAAGCAGTTCCTTTGTTTGGGCTTTTGCCATCAATACTTGGGAGCGACAGGAACATTTGGTGCCGGTAGAACACGACATCTATTTCGATATTAATCAGGATGGTACAGATGATTATGTCGTGTTTAACTTCGACCAGTCTTTGAGCGGTAGTCTCAGTGATGGGCGGCAGTTGACCTGGTCAATGGATCTGTCGAACGGCAGTCTCGATGCGTTCTTCTACACCGAACACTCGACCAATACCGGTAATACCGTGCTATACATCTGTGGTGAGCAGGTTGGTTTAACCGGCGTGGATATGTTGGCTACTAACGTGAATATCAGAGTCGAAACGTTGGATTGGTACAACGGCGGTCCAGGTGATCTTGTTGACGGGCTGACAGTTACACCGTTAGGCGAGCAGTATTATGGTTCACCTGTCGATGTGCCCGGCAAGACCAATGATCCGGCTGCGCTGGAAATCTACGATTACGGTCTGTTCCCCGGCAACACGCCCGAACTTGGCTTGCTGTTGTTGACCAATGGCGATCGTGGATTCCTTGGTCCGGATCAGCGTGGCGGCGCGACACAAGATACAGAAGCGTTGCTATTTTATGTTCCGTAG